Proteins found in one Opitutaceae bacterium genomic segment:
- a CDS encoding YqgE/AlgH family protein has protein sequence MDPEIGSLAGSLLLAHPSLRDPNFHRAVILMSVHDSNGAMGLVLNRPMGRTLGEFSSDFAIGPLARVPLFKGGPVEEDRLLLCAWRFHPEGSGFQLVVGLDPERAVAMVEESGMHLRAFFGYSGWTGGQLEREMKDKAWVNVSMVPNLLDLNQDETLWRALLENEDPMWKLFASEPRDPELN, from the coding sequence ATGGACCCAGAGATCGGCAGCCTCGCGGGCTCTCTCCTGCTCGCGCACCCCTCGCTTCGCGATCCGAACTTCCATCGGGCCGTGATCTTGATGTCGGTGCACGATTCGAACGGGGCGATGGGACTCGTCCTCAACCGGCCTATGGGGAGAACACTGGGAGAGTTCAGTTCGGATTTCGCCATTGGGCCGCTTGCACGGGTTCCCCTGTTCAAGGGTGGCCCGGTTGAAGAGGACCGGCTTCTGCTCTGCGCCTGGCGATTTCATCCGGAGGGCTCCGGTTTCCAACTTGTCGTTGGCCTCGACCCGGAGCGGGCGGTGGCGATGGTCGAGGAATCGGGCATGCACCTTCGCGCCTTCTTTGGTTACTCCGGTTGGACCGGCGGGCAATTGGAGCGAGAGATGAAAGACAAAGCCTGGGTCAACGTATCTATGGTTCCCAATCTGCTCGACCTAAACCAGGACGAAACCCTGTGGCGTGCGCTGCTCGAGAATGAAGACCCCATGTGGAAGCTCTTCGCGAGTGAGCCTCGGGATCCGGAGTTAAATTAG
- a CDS encoding putative manganese-dependent inorganic diphosphatase gives MVNKFAVEIDLHSSKDYGSAKPNVEHEVFEGAEKSVAACVYHRGIYQIDNSLSLKLHPTLAPWQISCLLPNRSHPFMTAASASLNSNQTYIIGHKNPDADAICSAIGYAALKEAKGEKGYVAARCGNSNARIDTILQRFHQPLPLYVSDVTPRVRDVMVNQIYSVTHSATCAEALELIDAHDVRVLPVVTDDQRLLGSVSVFQLGGHFIPRIREPRLMRRVHTSLAHITRALKAKVLHMEQEDRCEELYVRIAAMDVRSFGRFSETERVSPEQSLIIVGDRWDIQQRAIQIGVRAVVITGNLPVDEEVVELAKKAGVSFLVSPYDSATTSWVIRTATTIDQLIDRKFVSVSAELRLSEMRKKASNSNTPAYFVVSDEGKLQGILTKTDMLKPVRTRLVLVDHNEMSQAVSGANEVNITEIIDHHRVGALNTQQPILFINEPVGSTCTIIADLFRRENIKPTPDIAGIMMSGIISDTLNLNSPTSTEKDAHTLAWLASIGSTQTRELADAIFSSGSVILSNTPDKVIRSDFKIYEEGPIRFAVSQVEELGFGNFWQHSKPIANALERLCEEEHLSFACLLVTDINTQNSLLVMKGDPSFVARVSYPHVEKDEIFDLPGIVSRKKQLVPYLTSIVREWAPETAPVGTPSE, from the coding sequence TTGGTCAACAAATTTGCCGTCGAGATAGATCTTCATTCCAGCAAAGACTACGGATCAGCGAAACCGAATGTCGAGCATGAGGTGTTTGAAGGCGCAGAAAAGTCGGTGGCGGCATGCGTGTACCACCGGGGCATTTACCAGATCGATAACTCCCTTTCCCTCAAGCTCCACCCCACCCTTGCCCCTTGGCAGATTTCGTGCTTATTGCCCAACCGATCCCACCCTTTCATGACCGCCGCCTCGGCTAGCCTGAACTCAAACCAAACGTACATCATCGGCCATAAGAATCCCGACGCGGATGCGATCTGCTCTGCGATCGGGTACGCGGCATTGAAGGAGGCCAAAGGCGAGAAAGGATATGTTGCGGCCAGGTGCGGCAATTCGAACGCCCGAATCGACACCATCCTACAGCGTTTTCACCAACCTCTTCCCCTTTATGTCAGCGACGTCACGCCACGGGTACGCGACGTGATGGTCAACCAGATCTATTCCGTCACCCATTCGGCCACTTGCGCGGAGGCACTGGAATTGATCGATGCCCACGACGTGCGCGTCCTCCCCGTGGTGACCGACGACCAGCGACTGCTCGGCTCGGTTTCCGTCTTCCAACTCGGCGGCCATTTCATCCCGAGGATTCGTGAGCCCCGCCTGATGCGCCGGGTGCACACCTCCCTCGCGCATATCACGCGTGCACTCAAGGCCAAGGTGCTCCACATGGAGCAGGAAGACCGGTGCGAAGAGCTCTACGTGCGCATCGCGGCGATGGATGTGCGCTCGTTTGGTAGATTCTCGGAAACGGAGCGGGTCAGCCCGGAGCAAAGCCTCATCATTGTGGGTGACCGGTGGGACATCCAACAACGCGCCATCCAGATCGGCGTTCGCGCCGTGGTAATCACCGGCAACCTCCCGGTGGACGAAGAGGTGGTCGAGCTGGCGAAGAAAGCCGGCGTCAGCTTCCTGGTCAGCCCCTACGACTCGGCCACGACGTCCTGGGTCATTCGCACCGCCACCACCATCGACCAATTGATCGACCGCAAATTCGTCTCGGTGTCAGCAGAGCTTCGCCTGTCGGAGATGCGAAAGAAGGCTTCCAATTCCAACACGCCCGCTTACTTCGTCGTGAGCGACGAGGGCAAGCTGCAGGGCATCTTGACGAAGACGGACATGCTCAAGCCCGTGCGCACCCGCCTTGTCCTCGTGGATCACAACGAGATGAGCCAGGCCGTTTCTGGCGCCAACGAAGTCAACATCACGGAGATCATCGACCACCACCGCGTGGGAGCGTTAAACACCCAGCAGCCGATTCTCTTCATCAACGAGCCCGTGGGGTCCACGTGCACGATCATCGCGGACCTTTTCCGAAGGGAAAACATCAAGCCGACGCCGGATATCGCGGGCATCATGATGTCGGGGATTATTTCCGACACGCTTAATTTGAACAGCCCGACCTCGACCGAGAAGGATGCGCACACGCTCGCCTGGCTCGCTTCGATCGGCAGCACCCAGACCCGGGAACTCGCCGACGCCATCTTCAGCTCGGGTTCGGTGATCCTGAGCAACACTCCGGACAAGGTGATTCGCTCGGACTTCAAGATTTACGAGGAGGGACCGATCCGCTTTGCAGTCTCCCAAGTCGAGGAACTCGGCTTCGGCAACTTCTGGCAGCACTCCAAGCCCATCGCCAATGCGCTGGAACGGCTGTGCGAAGAGGAACACCTGTCCTTCGCCTGCCTGCTCGTCACCGATATCAACACGCAGAATTCACTGCTGGTCATGAAGGGCGATCCCTCCTTCGTCGCCCGGGTCTCCTACCCGCACGTCGAAAAGGACGAGATTTTCGACCTGCCCGGCATCGTCAGCCGCAAGAAGCAGTTGGTGCCGTACCTGACGAGCATTGTTCGCGAATGGGCGCCGGAAACGGCCCCTGTCGGTACGCCAAGCGAGTAA
- a CDS encoding UvrB/UvrC motif-containing protein, translated as MANTLKCDLCSKPATVHLTQIVNNKVHKVDLCEACAQAKGVTDPQGFSLADLLLKAAHDTEVEAGPGRCPACGFAQGDFKKHGRFGCPECYETFSTMVEPMLEGMHKGTNHTGKVPARALDRRTFEKRIAELESQLDDAIRTERYEDAARLRDEIAETKQTCDAKFAR; from the coding sequence ATGGCCAACACCCTCAAGTGTGATCTTTGCAGCAAACCAGCCACAGTTCATCTGACCCAAATTGTTAACAATAAGGTGCATAAGGTGGATCTGTGCGAGGCTTGCGCACAGGCGAAAGGTGTGACTGACCCGCAAGGTTTTTCACTGGCCGACCTCTTGCTCAAGGCAGCACATGACACCGAGGTCGAGGCGGGGCCAGGGCGTTGTCCCGCGTGCGGATTTGCACAGGGGGACTTTAAAAAGCATGGGCGGTTTGGCTGTCCAGAGTGCTACGAGACGTTTTCCACCATGGTTGAGCCCATGTTGGAGGGGATGCACAAGGGCACGAACCACACCGGCAAAGTGCCCGCCCGCGCCCTCGACCGGAGGACTTTTGAAAAGCGGATCGCCGAGCTGGAAAGCCAGCTCGACGACGCAATCCGCACTGAACGCTACGAAGACGCTGCCCGCCTAAGGGATGAGATCGCCGAAACGAAACAAACCTGCGATGCCAAATTCGCGCGCTAA
- a CDS encoding deaminase, which yields MDVSRPLLDSVAELTAKLPSRPSWDEYFMATALLIATRSPCERLHVGCVVVSGGTRKNRIVAAGYNGFLPGTAHVSRVRDGHEQGTVHAEQNAIADAARRGSSVEGCIAYVTHYPCISCAKIMAASGIAEMRYHRDYNNDPLVRPLLEESGVRIIQL from the coding sequence ATGGATGTGTCCCGTCCCCTGCTCGACTCGGTCGCTGAACTGACCGCCAAGCTCCCCTCTCGCCCTTCGTGGGACGAGTATTTCATGGCCACTGCCCTGCTCATCGCCACGCGGTCTCCGTGCGAACGACTGCATGTAGGCTGCGTCGTGGTCAGCGGCGGCACACGGAAGAACCGGATTGTTGCGGCAGGATACAATGGCTTTCTGCCGGGGACAGCGCATGTCTCTCGTGTGCGTGACGGTCACGAGCAAGGGACGGTGCATGCCGAGCAGAACGCGATTGCCGACGCGGCACGGCGTGGCAGCAGCGTCGAAGGCTGCATCGCCTATGTCACCCATTATCCTTGCATCAGCTGCGCCAAGATCATGGCTGCTTCAGGAATTGCGGAGATGAGGTATCACCGCGATTACAACAATGACCCCCTTGTGCGTCCGTTGCTTGAGGAATCAGGGGTCCGCATTATACAGTTGTAA
- the ubiE gene encoding bifunctional demethylmenaquinone methyltransferase/2-methoxy-6-polyprenyl-1,4-benzoquinol methylase UbiE: MPDPQAVNTMFARIARRYDVANRLLSGGLDVRWRKKLCAAVTEGKPAEVLDLATGSGDVAFALAQTLPSGAKILGMDFCEPMLDEARLKQREKPGSFDSVEFRQGDGLALPLPDKSFDAVTISFGLRNMADRHRALTEMLRVLRPGGRLYVLEFSQPARWFRGIYYFYLRRILPTLAGVLTGNKGAYDYLNDSISQFPDRVALGHEISTAGFTEVTALPLTAGTVALHSATKPRA, from the coding sequence GTGCCCGATCCTCAAGCCGTCAACACCATGTTTGCTCGAATCGCCCGTCGCTACGACGTCGCGAATCGCCTCCTGAGTGGCGGCTTGGATGTTCGCTGGCGGAAAAAGCTGTGTGCCGCAGTCACTGAAGGGAAACCAGCCGAGGTCCTCGATCTGGCCACCGGTTCCGGGGATGTCGCGTTCGCCCTGGCACAAACCCTGCCGAGCGGCGCTAAGATTTTGGGCATGGATTTCTGTGAGCCCATGCTCGACGAGGCCCGCCTCAAACAACGTGAAAAGCCAGGGAGCTTCGATTCCGTGGAGTTTCGGCAAGGAGATGGCTTGGCACTCCCGCTCCCAGACAAGAGCTTTGATGCCGTGACGATTTCCTTTGGCCTGCGCAACATGGCGGACAGGCACCGGGCCCTGACGGAGATGCTCCGCGTCTTGCGGCCTGGCGGAAGGCTTTACGTGCTCGAGTTCTCCCAGCCTGCCCGCTGGTTCCGAGGCATCTACTACTTCTATCTGCGCAGGATTTTACCCACCCTTGCAGGAGTGCTGACAGGCAATAAAGGCGCTTACGATTACCTCAACGACTCCATCTCCCAATTCCCGGATCGAGTGGCCTTGGGGCATGAGATTTCTACGGCCGGCTTCACCGAAGTCACCGCGCTGCCACTCACCGCAGGCACCGTTGCCTTGCACTCAGCAACCAAGCCCCGCGCGTAA
- a CDS encoding serine/threonine-protein kinase, translating into MASPKNIFNEIQYELARKIAEGGMGIVYEALQKGAGQFRKRVAVKLIREEYSLIPEFQKNFIGEARLVADLIHTNIVQTYHLGQAGGQYFMVMEYVRGVNLEQFLDRHRAMRRDIPVELAAFIISRVARGLAYAHQKCDAEGRHLNIVHRDIGPKNVMIAYEGDVKLTDFGIAKALDLMYNEEGKVIAGKDEYLSPEQANYAVTDARADLFPLGIVLTELLLGRNIFRSADRLESRRNILTQPIPRFSSLRPEIDVRLEAIIQKALQRDRERRYQSAAEMLTDLELYLYSDGYGPTNEKLGVYLRELMDYHEPVAPPPLPRSPAASNR; encoded by the coding sequence GTGGCGTCGCCGAAGAATATTTTTAACGAGATTCAGTACGAGCTTGCGCGGAAAATCGCCGAAGGCGGCATGGGCATCGTATACGAGGCGCTGCAGAAAGGGGCAGGCCAGTTCAGAAAGCGCGTGGCGGTGAAGCTGATTCGCGAGGAATACTCCCTTATCCCGGAATTCCAAAAAAATTTCATAGGTGAAGCACGACTCGTCGCCGACCTGATTCACACGAATATTGTGCAAACCTACCACCTAGGGCAGGCGGGTGGCCAGTACTTCATGGTCATGGAGTACGTCCGCGGTGTGAATCTTGAGCAGTTTCTCGACCGGCATCGTGCCATGAGGCGGGACATACCGGTTGAGCTGGCTGCCTTCATCATTTCTCGTGTCGCCCGAGGCCTCGCCTATGCGCACCAGAAGTGCGACGCGGAAGGACGCCACCTCAACATCGTTCACCGCGACATTGGTCCCAAGAACGTAATGATCGCCTACGAAGGCGATGTGAAGCTCACCGACTTTGGAATCGCGAAGGCCCTCGATCTGATGTACAACGAGGAGGGCAAGGTGATCGCGGGCAAAGATGAGTACCTGTCACCCGAGCAGGCCAACTATGCCGTCACCGACGCGCGGGCCGACCTCTTCCCCCTGGGCATTGTCCTCACGGAGCTCCTGCTGGGTCGAAACATCTTCCGCTCGGCGGATCGGCTGGAGTCGCGCCGAAACATCCTGACGCAACCCATCCCGCGCTTCTCGAGCTTGAGGCCCGAGATCGATGTACGTCTCGAAGCAATCATCCAGAAAGCGCTCCAGCGAGATCGCGAGCGCCGCTACCAGTCGGCAGCAGAAATGCTAACGGACCTGGAACTCTATCTCTACAGCGATGGCTATGGCCCCACCAATGAAAAGCTTGGCGTTTACCTGCGCGAGCTCATGGACTATCACGAGCCGGTCGCGCCCCCACCCCTACCTCGCTCACCTGCAGCCTCGAATCGCTGA
- a CDS encoding iron-sulfur cluster assembly accessory protein — translation MLTLSPRAARQVLAMQQELPDPSKRLRVFVESGGCSGFQYGMSFDELKEGDQRIVSEGVEILCDPSSLAYLSGSVIEFDDGLQGKGFEIRNPNAQSTCGCGKSFN, via the coding sequence ATGCTTACCTTGAGTCCACGGGCTGCACGTCAGGTGCTGGCAATGCAACAGGAGCTTCCTGATCCCTCAAAGCGCTTGCGCGTTTTTGTGGAATCAGGGGGATGCTCCGGATTTCAATACGGCATGTCTTTCGACGAACTTAAGGAAGGTGATCAGCGAATCGTTTCGGAAGGCGTTGAGATTCTGTGTGATCCCAGCAGTCTCGCCTATCTGAGTGGTTCGGTGATTGAGTTTGATGATGGACTCCAGGGCAAAGGGTTCGAAATCCGCAATCCGAATGCCCAGAGCACCTGCGGGTGCGGTAAATCCTTCAACTGA
- the rpoN gene encoding RNA polymerase factor sigma-54 produces the protein MSGPGFSQDLRQRQSQNLVLAPQLRHSLKILQVAALDLRSVIQEELQSNPTLEELPMDGVSLDRERDEGSKADDSDGPDRGEEMDFSKEFDILTKLDADWRDYMAQAGGAQTYSSEDAEKRQHFFDSLVSETSLQEHLMGQAELSEMSPEQAQAMQYLVGSLDDRGFLTQTPADVALQSGLPLDAVQAAAKMLKTFEPAGIGAQSLEECLLLQLAAKGKAESLASRIVKDHFALLSRRRIPEIARKLSADMESVQSAIEEIGTLDPAPGRRFAEDSNRVVVPDVTVEKDGDKWNVILNNDYIPRLRISNTYKEMIARGTLSKNERDYLRERMRSGKFLINSIEQRQQTIERITREILKVQNEFFEEGISRLRPLTMTQIADAVGVHETTVSRAIANKYIQTPHGVFDFKYFFTPGYQADSGASVSNTSVKEMINDLVMGEDRSKPLSDQDIVAKLQEKGINIARRTVAKYREELGLLPSNLRREYS, from the coding sequence ATGAGCGGACCCGGTTTCAGCCAAGACCTTCGCCAGCGCCAGAGTCAGAACCTCGTTCTGGCGCCCCAGCTGCGCCATTCGTTGAAAATCCTTCAGGTCGCGGCACTCGACCTGCGCTCCGTCATCCAGGAGGAGTTGCAAAGCAACCCGACTCTTGAGGAGCTGCCGATGGATGGGGTAAGCCTCGACCGGGAACGCGATGAGGGCTCGAAAGCGGACGACAGCGACGGACCCGATCGCGGCGAAGAAATGGATTTTTCGAAGGAGTTCGACATCCTCACGAAACTCGACGCCGACTGGCGCGACTACATGGCGCAGGCCGGGGGAGCCCAAACCTACAGCTCCGAGGACGCCGAAAAGCGGCAGCACTTTTTTGATTCGCTAGTTTCCGAGACCTCCCTTCAGGAGCACCTGATGGGACAGGCTGAGCTCAGCGAGATGAGCCCCGAACAGGCGCAGGCCATGCAATACCTGGTCGGGAGCCTCGACGACCGCGGCTTTCTCACCCAGACGCCGGCGGATGTGGCTCTCCAGTCCGGCCTGCCGCTAGATGCGGTGCAGGCGGCAGCGAAAATGCTCAAGACTTTCGAGCCCGCGGGCATCGGCGCCCAGTCCCTCGAGGAATGCCTGCTCCTCCAGCTGGCGGCCAAAGGCAAGGCGGAGTCGCTCGCCTCGCGAATCGTCAAGGATCATTTCGCCCTGCTCTCCCGCCGCCGTATCCCGGAGATCGCGCGCAAACTCAGTGCCGACATGGAGTCCGTGCAGTCCGCGATCGAGGAAATTGGCACGCTGGACCCAGCTCCCGGACGCCGCTTCGCCGAGGACAGCAACCGCGTCGTCGTCCCAGACGTCACCGTCGAGAAGGACGGGGACAAATGGAATGTGATCCTCAACAATGATTACATTCCGCGCCTGAGGATTTCCAACACCTACAAGGAGATGATCGCGCGTGGTACGTTGTCCAAGAATGAGCGCGACTACCTGCGCGAGCGCATGCGTTCGGGCAAATTTCTGATCAATTCGATCGAACAGCGCCAGCAAACGATCGAGCGAATCACGCGCGAGATCCTCAAGGTGCAGAACGAGTTTTTCGAGGAAGGCATCTCCCGGCTGAGGCCGCTTACGATGACTCAGATCGCGGATGCGGTCGGCGTACATGAGACAACTGTCAGTCGCGCCATCGCCAACAAGTACATCCAGACCCCGCATGGTGTATTCGACTTCAAGTACTTCTTCACGCCGGGCTACCAGGCGGACAGCGGTGCATCGGTATCCAATACAAGCGTAAAGGAAATGATCAACGACCTGGTGATGGGGGAGGATCGAAGCAAACCCCTCAGCGACCAGGACATCGTGGCCAAGCTACAGGAAAAGGGCATCAACATCGCCCGCCGAACCGTGGCGAAGTACCGCGAGGAGTTGGGCCTTCTTCCAAGCAACCTCCGCCGCGAGTACAGCTGA
- the ilvE gene encoding branched-chain-amino-acid transaminase produces the protein MKIYLDGKFVDQAEAKISVFDHGLLYGDGIFEGIRLYSGNIFRLDEHLERLEYSAKAILLKMPWSRDEIAEATCESCRQNGLKDGYIRLVVTRGVGDLGLSPWLCPRPSIFIIADKIALYPKEYYEKGLEIVTVPTRRMNPAALSPSVKSLNYLNNILAKIEAKQFGALEAIMLNDQGYVAECTGDNVFIVHKGEILTPAATQGALKGITRGVIFDIAREIGVPIREADLTRYDVWNADECFLTGTGAEVIPVVKLDAREIGNAKPGPIFGRVLESFRRRVLTEGTMI, from the coding sequence ATGAAGATCTATCTCGACGGCAAATTTGTTGACCAAGCGGAAGCGAAAATCTCCGTGTTTGACCACGGGTTGCTGTACGGAGATGGCATTTTCGAGGGCATACGCCTTTATTCAGGCAACATCTTCCGGCTCGACGAGCACCTGGAGCGCCTTGAGTACTCGGCAAAGGCGATCCTGCTGAAGATGCCATGGTCGCGCGATGAGATCGCTGAGGCGACCTGCGAATCCTGCCGCCAGAACGGCCTCAAGGACGGCTATATCCGCCTCGTCGTGACCCGCGGCGTCGGCGACCTGGGACTGTCCCCTTGGCTGTGCCCGAGGCCCTCCATCTTCATCATCGCGGACAAGATCGCGTTGTATCCAAAAGAGTACTACGAGAAGGGCCTGGAAATCGTGACCGTGCCGACCCGCCGCATGAATCCCGCCGCGTTGAGCCCGTCCGTCAAGTCGCTCAATTATCTTAACAACATCCTCGCGAAGATCGAGGCAAAGCAGTTTGGCGCCCTGGAGGCGATCATGCTGAACGACCAGGGTTATGTCGCGGAGTGCACGGGCGACAATGTCTTCATCGTCCACAAGGGCGAGATTCTCACTCCGGCAGCCACGCAGGGCGCCCTCAAGGGAATCACCCGCGGGGTTATCTTTGATATTGCCCGCGAAATCGGCGTGCCGATCCGCGAAGCCGATCTCACGCGCTACGATGTGTGGAACGCCGACGAGTGTTTCCTCACCGGTACTGGCGCCGAGGTTATCCCAGTGGTCAAACTCGACGCGCGCGAGATCGGGAACGCAAAGCCAGGACCGATCTTCGGTCGCGTCCTAGAGTCGTTCCGACGCCGGGTGCTCACTGAGGGAACCATGATCTGA
- the ykgO gene encoding type B 50S ribosomal protein L36: MKVVSSIKSAKKRHPDCQVVRRRGKIYVINKTDPRYKARQG; the protein is encoded by the coding sequence ATGAAAGTTGTTTCCTCCATCAAGTCCGCGAAGAAGCGTCACCCGGACTGCCAAGTTGTCCGCCGCCGTGGCAAGATCTACGTGATCAACAAGACCGACCCGCGCTACAAGGCGCGCCAGGGCTAA
- a CDS encoding pseudouridine synthase: MLVALNKPYGTLSQFTPESGSEWRTLADLDLPKAVYPVGRLDADSEGLLLLSDEREIVDRLLHPERRHEREYWVQVERIPTDQALQQLSRGVRIGAYQTLPCAARRLESPPSIAPRTPPVRFRKTVPDCWLSLVLVEGKNRQVRRMTAAVGHPTLRLVRARIGALTLASLGLAPGQWRDLDASQRRLALGVR, translated from the coding sequence GTGCTTGTCGCCCTGAACAAGCCGTACGGGACTCTCTCCCAGTTTACGCCAGAGTCGGGATCGGAATGGCGGACGCTCGCCGACCTCGACCTCCCGAAGGCGGTTTATCCCGTCGGCAGACTGGATGCGGACAGCGAGGGACTTCTCCTCCTCTCCGATGAACGCGAGATCGTGGATCGGCTGCTGCATCCCGAACGGCGTCATGAGCGCGAATACTGGGTGCAAGTGGAACGCATACCGACCGACCAGGCGCTGCAGCAACTCTCGAGGGGCGTCAGGATTGGGGCGTATCAGACGCTGCCGTGCGCTGCCCGGAGGCTTGAATCGCCCCCTTCGATTGCCCCGAGAACGCCCCCGGTTCGTTTTCGCAAAACCGTCCCCGACTGCTGGCTCAGCCTTGTGTTGGTAGAAGGCAAGAATCGGCAGGTACGCCGGATGACAGCCGCTGTCGGCCACCCCACGCTTCGGCTCGTGCGTGCCAGGATCGGGGCGCTCACCCTCGCTTCACTTGGCCTTGCGCCGGGGCAATGGCGCGACCTGGACGCCTCGCAACGGCGATTGGCGCTGGGTGTACGGTGA
- a CDS encoding DNA-3-methyladenine glycosylase, producing the protein MSQILSPTTFSSEDTVALARRLLGCELVMRDGEGQVIRRTIVETEAYHGPDDLASHASRGRTPRNRPMFGPAGHWYVYLCYGIHEMLNLVTGPRDFPAAILIRGVAGAVGPGKLTRSLGIDRRFNGLAAQPDTGLWLEEGEAVSGIRILETTRVGVDYAGPVWAAKPWRFVLVSAAVRSPYTQRQSPLRGVQVAPLPRRKAK; encoded by the coding sequence ATGTCGCAAATCCTGTCTCCCACAACGTTCTCTTCGGAGGACACCGTTGCCCTCGCGAGGAGGTTGCTCGGGTGCGAATTGGTGATGAGGGACGGAGAAGGGCAGGTTATCCGACGAACAATTGTCGAGACAGAGGCTTATCATGGTCCCGATGACCTGGCCAGCCATGCCAGCCGGGGCAGGACCCCCCGCAACCGTCCCATGTTTGGGCCGGCTGGGCACTGGTACGTCTACCTGTGCTATGGAATTCACGAGATGCTCAACCTGGTCACCGGCCCGCGCGATTTCCCTGCCGCGATTTTAATCCGCGGCGTAGCCGGCGCGGTTGGTCCGGGGAAGCTTACCCGCAGCTTGGGTATCGACAGGCGGTTCAACGGGCTCGCTGCGCAGCCTGACACAGGCCTCTGGCTTGAGGAGGGGGAGGCTGTATCAGGAATTCGAATACTCGAGACGACAAGGGTGGGCGTCGACTACGCGGGTCCGGTTTGGGCGGCGAAGCCCTGGCGCTTCGTGCTGGTGAGCGCTGCAGTCCGCTCACCGTACACCCAGCGCCAATCGCCGTTGCGAGGCGTCCAGGTCGCGCCATTGCCCCGGCGCAAGGCCAAGTGA
- a CDS encoding type B 50S ribosomal protein L31 — protein MKAEGHPSLNNVCFLDVATGKRFLTKSTMKSARKETIDGEEYFIVVRDVTMDSHPAYTGEKRLVDTAGRVEKFTSKFKRGSAKK, from the coding sequence GTGAAAGCCGAAGGCCATCCCTCCCTCAACAACGTTTGCTTCCTCGATGTCGCGACTGGCAAGCGTTTCCTCACCAAGTCCACGATGAAGTCCGCCCGCAAGGAGACCATCGATGGCGAGGAATACTTCATCGTCGTCCGCGACGTGACCATGGATTCCCACCCGGCCTACACCGGTGAGAAGCGCCTGGTCGACACCGCCGGCCGCGTGGAGAAGTTCACCTCGAAGTTCAAGCGCGGTAGCGCCAAGAAGTAA